The genome window AGAATGCACAGGGAACCGATCGGTCCGTCGTCGCCGAGGTCGAGGGTGATGCCGGTGTAAAACCGGATGTGCTCCTGGCCGGCAACGAGGCGGTTTTCCCTGAGAAGCGGATCGCGCGATGCGTCATTGATCTGGACGATGCCGGATTTCTGGAACACCTGCTTGCAGAGCGACAGGTCGAGCGGAATCTCGCGGATCTGCAGACCCTGGACGGATTTGAACCAGACGCGGTCGCGATCGAAGAAGCCGATCAGTGCAATCGGAACATCGAAAATCGCGCAGGCCAGCCGCGTAATGCGGTCGTAACCTTCTTCCGACGGCGTATCGAGCAAGCCGAGCGACCTGAGGCGCGCCAAACGGCGTTCTTCCTTCGCTTCGAGTGCATTGTCCGACGCCGTGTCGTCCTCGTTCCTCAAACCCACCATCCCCAAAAGTCCGTTCGCGCGAAGCCTGACGCCATGCCCCCGGCGTTCTTCGGGATCCGCTCATTGAACCGCCTGCGCACCCCTACGCGTCGGTCCAATTAGAAGTCTTGCATAAAAGGCCTGAATCTTCCCTTAAGTTATAGCCCGGTTTCGCGAGCGCGCATTTCGCAGTATTTCTTTTCCGTGGGGAATACACGCTACGAATTTCGCATGTCAACTTGTCAGCTACTTCCTGCTAACACAGCAACAATTCTGTTTTCGTATCAGGACGGCATCGGATGACCGACGGCTGTCGTCGGATACGCGGGTGTTCCGACCGACCAGTTACCGGCTGTCCCGGACGGCGGCGGCGGTTACTTCGTGGATCAGCCGGCGCAGCGAGTCCTCGTTCAGATCGCCGATTTTCCTGGCCAGAAGATTGGCCAGCTCGGTCGCCTGAGGCTGCATGCCTGCGGTGTCGACAACGACGCGCGGATCGGACATCTCGGCAAGCCGCTGCAGTTCTTCCGCCTCATCCCAGATGACATTGAAGAAGGCGATGATGCGCTGGACCATGAACCAGGTCGGACGTCCGCGCTTGCCGTGCTCGAGCGCGGAAAGGTAGGCGCTCGTCACATCAAGGGCCGCGGCCATGTCCTTCATCTTGATGCCGCGCTTGCGGCGCAGTTCCCGAACCTTCGCTCCGAACGGCGTCATGATTTGCCCCCTCGCCTGCGGCGCAGGCGGACATAATAGGCCCCCGTTCCGCCATGGGCGAAATGGGCTTCCTCGATTGCGGCCACGAGTTCGCGGAACTCGCCATGGGACAGCCAATAGGGAACCGAGCGTTTCAGCACGCCGCGTTCGTCGTCCCGCCCGAACCCGCCA of Hyphomicrobiales bacterium contains these proteins:
- a CDS encoding transcriptional regulator, with the protein product MTPFGAKVRELRRKRGIKMKDMAAALDVTSAYLSALEHGKRGRPTWFMVQRIIAFFNVIWDEAEELQRLAEMSDPRVVVDTAGMQPQATELANLLARKIGDLNEDSLRRLIHEVTAAAVRDSR